In Pelodiscus sinensis isolate JC-2024 chromosome 2, ASM4963464v1, whole genome shotgun sequence, the following proteins share a genomic window:
- the LOC142826861 gene encoding uncharacterized protein LOC142826861: MSQPSEGSQPSTAPHDQPGGSREPARGRKRRAPAWSSAEIVDLIEVWGEASNVHDLRTSHRNAAVYGRMAASLAARGHQRSREQVRCKIKDLRQSYSRACLPGADPEACPHFHALDRILGPHAVPAPRDVIDPGAEGPLLDTEEEEEGSESQEPAASLPRTRDPRGTPQSRSPASSEAGEASTSAAPGTAGRTTPPAAAARARASRTARNQEDYQRRHLRFLDRQLRLQDHWVQEDLRLRQRSLEALEEQGRALRGHLQSLLDRFPFPPPPAPPLAPPLAPPLAPPAPPLAPPLAPPLAPPAPPAPPASAPASSTPPVLSAPPSTTIPHRRPRTRSVARRERHPDSHP, from the exons atgagccagccatccgagggctcccagccctccactgctccccacgaccagcctggcggctcccgggagcctgcccgggggcgcaaaaggcgggcgcccgcctggtcaagtgcggagatcgtggacctcatcgaggtttggggggaagcctcaaatgtccacgatctccgcactagccaccggaacgcggccgtctatggacgcatggctgccagcctggccgccaggggccaccagcgcagccgggagcaggtgcgctgcaagattaaagacttgcggcagtcctactcccgggcctgcctgccaggggctgacccggaggcctgcccccacttccatgccctggaccgcatcctggggcctcatgccgtccctgccccccgggacgtgattgaccccggggcagagggaccgctcctggacaccgaggaggaggaagagggctctgagagccaggagcctgctgccagccttcccaggacccgggacccccgaggcaccccacagagccgctcgcctgcatcatcagaggccggggaggcatccacct ctgcagcaccggggactgcagggcgcaccaccccgcctgcagcagccgcccgcgcccgggcaagcaggacagccaggaaccaggaggactaccagaggcggcatctccggttcctggaccgacagctccgtctccaggaccactgggtccaggaggacctcaggctgcgccagaggagtctggaggccctggaggagcagggccgtgccctgcgaggccacctccagagcctgctagaccgctttccatttcctcctccccctgctccccctcttgctccccctcttgctccccctcttgctccccctgctccccctcttgctccccctcttgctccccctcttgctccccctgctcctcctgctcctcctgcttccgctcctgcttcctccacaccccctgtcctctctgcccccccctccacaaccattccccaccgacgcccccggacccgcagtgtggcgagacgggagaggcacccagactcccacccctga